Part of the Pseudomonadota bacterium genome, CGCAGGGAGACTACCCCATTGAGGCGGTGCTGGCGGCCATCACCCCGAGCACCGCCGCCATTGCGGTCGTGAGCCCCAACAACCCGACCGGCGCGGTAGCACGCCCTGCAGATGTCGAGCGTCTCTGCGCTGCCGCCCCCCACGCAGCCGTGTTCGTCGATGGCGCCTATGAAGAGTTCGCCGACGCGCCCCTGGCCGACGTGGCCCTGCGTCACCGCAACGCCCTGCTCTTCAAGACCCTCTCGAAAGCCTGGGGGGTTGCGGGGCTGCGGGTAGGATACGTCATTGGCACACCCGAGGCCATCGGCTGGATCCGCTGCGCGGGGAGCCCCTACTCGGTCTCGGGACCGTCGCTGCTGCTCGCCGAGCGGCTCCTCCAAGACGGCGACGCGCCTGTAGAGCGCTTCGTGACACGGGTGCGCGGCGAGCGCGCGGCCCTGTCGACCCTGCTCTCCGACCTGGGGGCCGAGGTGCTTCCCTCGCAGGCCAACTTCGTGATGGTGCGCCACCCCCGATGGCGCCACATCTGGGAGGGGCTGGCCGGACTGGGGGTGGCGGTGCGGGCCTTCCCCGACCGCCCCCACCTCGAGCGCGCGTTGCGCATCACCGTCCCCGGAAGGGAAGACTGGTACGCTCGCCTCGAAGCCGGGCTGCGCGCGGTGCTGCACCCCCAGGCCCTGCTCTTCGACATGGATGGGGTGCTCGCCGACGTGTCCGGATCGTACAACGCCGCAATCGTGCAGACCGCCGCGCACTTCGGCGCCCCCGTGACGCACACCGACGTGGCCGAGATGAAGGCGCGGGGTGACGCGAACAACGACTGGATCGTGACCCGTCGCTTGCTGGCCGAGCGCGGCATCGACGTGGTGGTGGCGCCCACCATCCAGGCGCGCTCGACGCCGAGGCGCTGCA contains:
- a CDS encoding aminotransferase class I/II-fold pyridoxal phosphate-dependent enzyme; translated protein: MKPVPALEGFTAYHVPGKRCPIDVRLDGNEGAQPSREVLAALSEPTPDLLRRYPDAALLESRIAARHGVDSDRVMVTAGADEALDRACRALLGPGRELIMPVPTFEMLGKYARLVGADVRTVAWPQGDYPIEAVLAAITPSTAAIAVVSPNNPTGAVARPADVERLCAAAPHAAVFVDGAYEEFADAPLADVALRHRNALLFKTLSKAWGVAGLRVGYVIGTPEAIGWIRCAGSPYSVSGPSLLLAERLLQDGDAPVERFVTRVRGERAALSTLLSDLGAEVLPSQANFVMVRHPRWRHIWEGLAGLGVAVRAFPDRPHLERALRITVPGREDWYARLEAGLRAVLHPQALLFDMDGVLADVSGSYNAAIVQTAAHFGAPVTHTDVAEMKARGDANNDWIVTRRLLAERGIDVVVAPTIQARSTPRRC